From Penicillium psychrofluorescens genome assembly, chromosome: 1, one genomic window encodes:
- a CDS encoding uncharacterized protein (ID:PFLUO_000070-T1.cds;~source:funannotate), with the protein MLAPSTRLPARLSRRVIPTLQRQFSSARPTLQEIQDAYILSASRTPTGKFNGSFASVSAPELGAVAIKSALGKSKVPIDKITDVYMGNVLQGAVGQAPARQASMFAGLPPTVESMTVNKVCASGLKAVALAAQNIQLGLAEAQVAGGMENMTRVPYYMPRSSHLPPFGEIKLEDGLIKDGLWDVYNKFHMGICAEQTAKKYEISREDQDQYAIQSYERAQQAWKENKFADEIAPVTVKSKKGDIVIERDEGYENLRIDKMKTLKPAFLRDGTGTVTAGNASSMNDGASALILGNKDLARELGQGSRVLARIVSSADAAIDPVDFPVAPAKAVPIALERAGITKDQVAVWEFNEAFAAVIKANEKILGLENAKVNLLGGAISLGHALGSSGSRILVTLLHQLQPGEYGVAAICNGGGAATAMVVQKLDQVN; encoded by the exons ATGCTCGCTCCGTCCACACGTCTTCCTGCCCGCCTCTCCAGGCGGGTCATCCCCACACTTCAGCGCCAGTTTAGCTCCGCACGCCCGACGTTGCAGGAAATCCAGGATGCTTACATTCTGAGCGCATCGCGAACACCGACTGGCAAG TTCAACGGTTCATTTGCCTCCGTCTCGGCACCTGAGCTGGGCGCCGTCGCCATCAAATCGGCTCTGGGTAAATCAAAGGTTCCGATCGACAAGATCACCGACGTATATATGGGAAATGTCCTGCAAGGCGCTGTGGGCCAGGCGCCGGCTCGTCAAGCCTCCATGTTCGCGGGGTTGCCTCCGACCGTTGAGTCCATGACCGTCAACAAGGTTTGTGCCTCGGGTTTGAAGGCGGTGGCGTTGGCTGCACAGAACATCCAGCTGGGTTTGGCAGAGGCCCAGGTGGCGGGTGGCATGGAGAACATGACTCGCGTGCCGTACTACATGCCCCGCTCTAGCCACCTGCCTCCGTTCGGGGAGATTAAGCTGGAGGACGGCTTGATCAAGGACGGTCTCTGGGATGTTTACAACAAGTTCCACATGGGTATCTGCGCCGAACAGACGGCCAAGAAGTACGAGATTTCGCGCGAGGACCAAGACCAGTACGCCATCCAGTCGTACGAGCGAGCCCAGCAGGCCTGGAAGGAGAACAAATTCGCAGATGAGATCGCGCCGGTCACAgtcaagagcaagaaaggAGATATTGTCATCGAGCGAGACGAGGGCTACGAGAACCTCCGCATCGATAAGATGAAGACCTTAAAGCCCGCATTCCTGCGCGATGGCACGGGTACGGTGACCGCTGGCAACGCGTCTAGCATGAACGACGGCGCGTCCGCCCTGATTCTGGGTAACAAGGATTTGGCTCGTGAGCTCGGCCAGGGTAGCCGGGTGCTGGCCCGCATCGTGTCCTCAGCAGACGCTGCCATCGACCCTGTTGACTTCCCCGTGGCTCCTGCGAAGGCCGTTCCGATTGCACTGGAACGTGCCGGTAtcaccaaggaccaggtTGCCGTGTGGGAGTTCAATGAAGCCTTCGCTGCGGTGATCAAGGCCAATGAGAAG ATTCTCGGTCTTGAAAATGCCAAGGTTAACTTGCTGGGAGGCGCGATTTCTCTTGGCCACGCTCTCGGGAGCTCCGGGTCTCGTATCCTCGTCACTCTACTTCACCAGTTGCAGCCCGGCGAGTACGGTGTCGCCGCCATCTGCAATGGCGGAggtgctgccactgccaTGGTGGTGCAGAAGTTGGATCAAGTCAACTAG